In Cherax quadricarinatus isolate ZL_2023a chromosome 73, ASM3850222v1, whole genome shotgun sequence, the genomic stretch TTGATTTTAAAATTATCCCCATGCTCTACTTATAAGTTATATTGAAGAATTTGAATTTATATATTAAGGAACTTAATGATTATACCACAATAACTCCTTTGTTTGAGTTTTATTATATTCTTGACTACTGTGTACCTGGGTCAATTTTGACTTCAGccttcatatattattattataataaaaaagaagtgctaaacctacaagggtcatacagcacaaacCCTTCATGTAGTAGGACAAAATGGTACATCTCCCCATGACTTCTGTCTTATAGTCTGTATGAGAGTTTTAATGTTTTTATAAATCATGGTGAAAGTGTCATTGAAACACAAATGCATTTTGAAAGTCTTTCCTGTAACCTTCAGATTAACAAAATATTGTATTATGCACacaatgtatatatttattttgaTCAGATATTCATTGCCTGCATGTGACTTATTATTGTAAAACATTTTACCAATTCCAATTCCTAAATGTACTGGTGTGCATAGTTTGAAGATGAAATAAACAAGATGGTAAAATGATTGGATGACTTTTCAACATGTCTGTTCTAGTGATGACCTGACAAATCTACTTCCTTCAAACAGTTTAATAGTGAAGCCTGCATAGACAAGGCAGTTTATATAATGGTCCTCTACTAAATAAGGGAAACTGCCCTTCACTACTAATATTAAGTTGCTAATAAAGGTTTTTTAACAATGAATGATATTTTACTGAACAGTTTAAGACACTTCCTAATAGTTAACTGTATGGCAAAACACTGAGTGCACACCAATAATGAATGACAACGTCGATTTGGCACTCTGTGAAATAATATACCTATGATATGTTATACTTAAACAAATAACCAGAACATGAGAGTGAAAAGATTCTCTCTCCACTATgtgagagttatttgtgtattgctccagtcacagtattgtgcctgttATACTTAGTGaattacacatgtgcagcacATGAGTGTCTTCATTTAGAAGATATCTCATCAACTTGTGGCTTTTTCAATTTAGTACAAATGTATATACAAGACagtgaagataaggtaatcagtcttgAAGGTGTTTAGAGATTTTTCCACTGGTTGATGAGAAATCTTCAAAATAaatgatacccaggtgctgcattacatcaatatataataatattgttTTCCTATatacatttgttttttttttcaagttggccatctcccattgaggcagggtgacatccatatatttttttaatacaccgactgtttcccaccaaaggggggtgaccccaaaaaaaaaaattttttttttatatttagtaatgtatacaggaaaatGAGGTTATTAGCCCTTATagtgtagtaaaaaaaaaaaactgtattaatACCAAACACACATGACGTGATCAGACCTTCACATCTTCAGTTATCTCAGCAACTTTTAACCAACACTCTTGTCATCCTCACTCATCACTTAGCTGTCCAGGACTGTTTGAAAAAATGTGTTCAGTTTTGATTTCTGATCTGTGGGTGTCTTGTGAAGTTTGTCCTTCAATggggtgtgttgctgctggtaaagagctcttaatccaaggaatttggGCTACTTTTGCCTTTCTTGGATTAACACCTCATTCCCAAGGCACTGCATGACCCCTTTGGGTTTAGGTTTCTTCATTAATATAATTAACCTATTTTACTGAAATGGGAACATTATTAAGCTTACATATAACTTCACTTTTTCCCTATAGGTACTGTTGTTATTATCCATGTATATGTTTTACATGATCAAGGCCCCCAGAACAAAATTGTTTTCTATTGTTTGCTCATGTCTCTCTGAACCAATTGTTGACATCTATTATCAAGGTTTATTCCATGAAAAGTTAAATTTTCTCGTGTATTAGAAAAGCTTTAGTTAACAGCAGCAGGTGTGACAAGGGTGGTACATTTAAGCCCACTTGTGTACCAACTTTGAGGAAGTATGTTAAAGGAACCTTCCAGGAGCTCTCATCCTGGCATTTGGGCTCTGTTCCTGATACGTAATCGGTGACACCCTCATGACTGTTTTCTGTAGAATTAAAATAGTGATTGCCAAAAAGAAATGATGTTCCTGGCCCTTCCTCTAATGAAAGAGTATCATTATAATTTTGAACAGTATAAAAATATTTGTCAGATCTCCTTTCCAGGTCATCCAGACCTCTGTGCCATGACTTTACATTATTCTCTACCTCAATAGGCACTGACAATGCATGGTCATTCAAAAATGACTCATCCATATTATATGCAAAATCACGCACACCCTGTCTGAAATCCCCTGCTTCCAGCCTTGATACATTCAGATATGTATCAAAGGACTCTTCCATGTCTATTTCTTGCCACATTGGCTCAGAACTAATGTTACATGCTGTTTGTCTAATATTTCTTTTATCAACACTGTCCCAAACACAACCTAAACAGTGACTGACCTCGGGTTCCTCTAGGCTTCTTTCCACCAAGATGCTCTTCTCCAAATTTTTATCTGAATCTTTCAGAAACTGACTTCTGGCTATGTCTGAGTTATCTTTCAAATTGTTTGGTTGCCACTGCTGGTCTCTCACATTATAGGTGATACAGATTTCTGCTGAAGCTGGTTGATAATCTTGGGTATTCCAAGTATGTGCTTCACCTGCATTATGTGGCAAAGCTGCATCATCAGGGCAGTTGTGTGGAGATGATATACTATCAGAGCAGGTGTGTGTTACAGACACATCAGGCCAGGTGTTCATGTGGGTTTTGCTTTGCCACCTGTAAAAATAATTTCAGAATTAGAATTAAATATCATATTACCAGAAACGAGGTGTAGAGCTACCAAAAGTATAATTCAGAGCTGAGGtggtggtttgggcatttagagaggatggaacaaaatacatTAAGATGATTTGGATGGTGTATAAATCTGAGGCAGAGGGATGGAGAGGTAGGTTGTCCCAGGATGGGATAATGGAGGCTTTGAGTGCTAGGGAGCTCAAACAACCAAGTGCATTAGAtcagagtgagtggagacaagcgGTTTTTATGAACTGACCTGCTTTGGGAGTGTGAATTCAGGGAAATTGGTAAGCTGGACTCTAGTCCTAGAGGTGGAAGTACAGCGCCTCCAATCTAAAGCAGCTATAAGGATGTTACATTTTAGAgggccatctgaactgtgatgttagCAGACTTCTGGCAAGACGTGATTGAATAAACAGAAGTGAACGTGTTTCCTCtttttctggggggggggggtcatcttACTTCAGTGGGAGGGAGCCAGTGTTtaaaaagtctctctctctcttcattataCAGTGTATTTATTGATAATCTAACCCTCAAAATAGCAAAGAAAAAtagtaaaatataatttttttgtaTTACAAATTAAGCAGAGCTTTATCAAAAGTTTAACAAATTTGAAATAAAAAATCTTTGATCCTCATTTATATAGCATTTGATATTTTGTAGCtagtatactttttttttttaattgtagaTGATTACAGATAAACTCTCATACTATATATAAGACTACAAAACCAAAGTCATGTCATAAGGACCtaaatattttataaatatttgCAGCCTAACACAGAGCTAATAAGTGACTGAAAAATCCCCTGGTGTAAAATAAAAAGAGCATGCCATGAAAAGGCACTAAGGCCCTCTACGTATTATGAAAaactaatacagtggtaccccgcgTTTCGAACCCCTCCAActagaacaattatgtaagtgcttttgaaTGCGTATTTTGACTgacctaatttacattatttcttataggaacaaattcgtccagtatcggcacttgaacagccttctggaacaaattaatttcgaaactcggggtaccattgTACTATAATAAATTGATAACGAGGCCATTTAAAATGGAAGGCAATGCAGGTAATTGCACATTATTCCTCCAAGGGGGAGAACAGAATGTCTAGATGCTGGTAAGAGATTTTGATCAAGGGAATCATGAGGTACCTGCCCTTTCCTTGGGTCAGATCTGATTACTTTAAGttccccaggtgctgcatgatctCTTATGTGTACAGTGCTAGCTCTGGATTATATTACCACTTATACCAAATATCTGTAGATGGAGGGTACAAGCATGAATGTCTCACCTCATGAAGAGATGCATTCCACAGCAGTTTCCCATCACCAAGATACTGGCGACCGTTTCTAGGTTTAAGTCGATTGATTTTTGGTGACTTGTGACTGTTCTTTGGACCATGGAGATGACTATAGTGTTCAGAGACTTGCTTTTGGGTGCAGTCTTCTTCAGACCACGTTGATGACTAGATTCTGGGTGCAATGTTCTTCAGACCACGTTGATGACTGTAGATTTTGGGTTCAATGTTCTTCACACCACGTTGATGACCGTTGCATTCAAAGACTTGCTTTTGGGTCTACCTGACTGCCACTCAGCTCTCACACGTCACCCTGCAAGTCAATGAAACACTGAAGCATGCTTCTATTTTACTTTCACATGGGCCCTGAACACCATCTTTCAGGATCCCCTAAGGTTAGCCCAACCTTGTGTAACAATACAAATTCATTCTTAAGGTTAGTGTCATGATGTAGGTAAGGGACTCTCGACTCAACTGAATCTATTCTTCCCTGTAGTGTACTACAGAAACTACACTGTAGAGtccaacaacaactacactgtagagtgctacaacaactacactgtagagtgctacaacaactacactgtagagtccaacaacaactacactgtagagtccaacaacaactacactgtagagtgctacaacaactacactgtagagtgctacaacaactacactgtagagtccaacaacaactacactgtagtgtactacaGAAACTACACTGTAGAGtccaacaacaactacactgtagagtccaacaacaactacactgtaGAGTGCTACAACTACACTGTAGAGtccaacaacaactacactgtagagtgctacaacaactacactgtagagtccaacaacaactacactgtagagtgctacaacaactacactgtagagtgctacaacaactacactgtagagtccaacaacaactacactgtagtgtactacaGAAACTACACTGTAGtccaacaacaactacactgtagtgtactacaGAAACTACACTGTAGAGtccaacaacaactacactgtagagtccaacaacaactacactgtagagtccaacaacaactacactgtagagtccaacaacaactacactgtagagtgctacaacaactacactgtagagtccaacaacaactacactgtaGAGTGCTACAACTACACTGTAGAGTCCAACAACTACACTGTagagtgctacaacaactacactgtagagtgctacaacaactacactgtagagtgctacaacaactacactgtagagtgctacaacaactacactgtagagtccaacaacaactacactgtagagtgctacaacaactacactgtagagtgctacaacaactacactgtagagtgctacaacaactacactgtagagtgctacaacaactacactgtagagtccaacaacaactacactgtaGAGTGCTACAAAAACTACACTGTagagtgctacaacaactacactgtagagtccaacaacaactacactgtagagtgctacaacaactacactgtagagtccaacaactacactgtagagtccaacaacaactacactgtagagtccaacaacaactacactgtagagtgctacaacaactacactgtagagtccaacaactacactgtagagtccaacaacaactacactgtagagtccaacaacaactacactgtagagtgctacaacaactacactgtagtgctacaacaactacactgtagagtgctacaacaactacactgtagagtccaacaacaactacactgtagagtgctacaacaactacactgtagagtccaacaacaactacactgtagagtccaacaacaactacactgtagagtgctacaacaactacactgtagagtgctacaacaactacactgtagagtgctacaacaactacactgtagagtgctacaacaactacactgtagagtccaacaacaactacactgtagagtgctacaacaactacactgtagagtgctacaacaactacactgtagagtccaacaacaactacactgtagagtccaacaacaactacactgtagagtgctacaacaactacactgtagagtgctacaacaactacactgtagagtccaacaacaactacactgtagagtgctacaacaactacaCTGTAGAGTGCTACAACAGCTACTTTGTAGAATTGTTGAGTAGCTTATTTTAGTCGGATTGTTCACCCGGAGGGATAGTAACCCAGGAAAGCCACTCAAGACTGGCTTATTACCACTGTTCCTTagagcccctcaagggaggttctttgatgctggtgaggggctcttgatctagggaattggatctgtgctccagttccctgaattgagcctgaataccttccatcccccacccAGGTGctctataatcctacgggtttagcgctccccaatgattataataataataataatgtgttccTTAGATTCCCCCCATAACAGACaccttacacccaggtacctacttactgctaggtaaacagggccaacaggtgtaaggaaacatgctctaCGTTTTCACCCatgccagggatcgaaccctagtGTTTCAGATGCTAATCCCTAACGGAATTAAGTCAGATTTCAGTGGCTTTCTTGGATCATCCTGAGTTAATAACCccattttaaataattttctctAGCTCAAACTTTAACATGGCTTCCTAAACATTACGTTGCAAAATGCTGAACACTTTCTGATATTACTTCAGTAGGAAAACATTCAGAGTTACAGCCTCAACATTGGGTTGAAAATTAATGGATGGGATGAATGCTTGTTTGCAGGTAATCACAGATTTAATTAATGTTTGGATGCGGATTAATCTGAGTGGTGACTGGCTGGATCTTTAGTAAGTGAACGACACCAAGAGTCAGTCTTGGTTCAGTCACTGTCCAGTCTGAGACgctagtttagttagtttaatatgtttattatgcaccccatacccatcctgtgggcggtagtcaaaagattacaaaggtacataatgggtccagggactcgaCCCCAAAGtaatgatagctgaactagttacaaaggtaatgaactccaggtagatctggtcacaatcatggcaagttacaaaggtaatgaatcagcctcactcctatacatggaaaatcctagagggactagtaccgaacttgcacacgaaaatcactcactacgaaagcaaaagacttggcagacgatgcaacatccccccaatgaaaagcaggggtgccactagcacgttaagagaccatacaataagtgtcaggggcccgagactgttcaactgcctcccagcatacataagggggattaccaacagacccctggcagtcttcaagctggcactggacaagcacctaaagtcggttcctgaccagccgggctgtggcccgtacgttggtttgcgtgcagccagcagtaacagcctggttgatcaggctctgatccaccaggcctggtcacagaccgggccgcgggggcgttgacccccggaactcactccaggtacatggttacagtcatgaacaaattacaaactaatgaaccactgatacgctACACAGGTTGTCTATACACCAATAGATGTATGTctgggtgtatatctctcagtgtctaTACACTCAGAGGTTGGTCAGATTAATGCAGGTTTAAGATCTATCAACTACACCTCTGGGTGCATGTATCCTATTCATAAAGATGGTTATGCCCCTCAAGACGTATATACACAAAGTTCAATTTCTAATTTCAGTAGTCAAAAGTGTTCCTACCTGATGGTATTCAATTTACTCAATGACTGGTGTTCATGGTCTCCTGGAAGTTCCCAACATTTTAACGAGTTTCTCTCAGCAGGTCCCAGCACTTTAACGAGTCTCTCTCTCTGCAGGTCCCAGCACTTGAACGAGTTTCTCTCAGCACTTTAACGAGTGTCTCTCGGCAGGTCCCAGCACTTGAACGAGTTTCTCTCGGCAGGTCCCAGCACTTGAACGAGTTTCTCTCAGCAGGTCCCAGCACTTTAACGAGTGTCTCTCGGCAGGTCCCAGCACTTGAACGAGTTTCTCTCAGCAGGTCCCAGCACTTTAGCGACTCTCTCAGCAGGTCCCAGCACTTTAACGAGTCTCTCTCAGCAGGTCCCAGCACTTTAACGAGTCTCTCAGCAGGTCCCAGCACTTTACCGAGTCTCTCAGCAGGTCCCAGCACTTTAACGAGTCTCTCTCTCAGCAGGTCCCAGCACTTTAACGAGTCTCTCTCAGCAGGTCCCAGCACTTTAACGAGTCTCTCTCTCAGCAGGTCCCAGCACTTGAACGAGTTTCTCTCAGCAGGTCCCAGCACTTTAACGAGTGTCTCTCAGCAGGTCCCAGCACTTTAACGACTCTCTCAGCAGGTCCCAGCACTTTAACGACTCTCTCAGCAGGTCCCAGCACTTTAACGACTCTCTCAGCAGGTCCCAGCACTTTAACGAGTCTCTCTCTCAGCAGGTCCCAGCACTTTAACGACTCTCTCAGCAGGTCCCAGCACTTTAACGACTCTTTCAGCAGGTCCCAGCACTTTAACGACTCTCTCAGCAGGTCCCAGCACTTTAACGAGTCTCTCTCTCAGCAGGTCCCAGCACTTTAACGAGTCTCTCTCAGCAGGTCCCAGCACTTTAACGAGTCTCTCTCTCAGCAGGTCCCAGCAATTTAACGACTCTCTCAGCAGGTCCCAGCACTTTAACGACTCTCTCAGCAGGTCCCAGCACTTTAACGACTCTCTCAGCAGGTCCCAGCACTTTAACGACTCTCTCAGCAGGTCCCAGCACTTTAACGAGTCTCTCTCTCAGCAGGTCCCAGCACTTTAACGACTCTCTCAGCAGGTCCCAGCACTTTAACGACTCTTTCAGCAGGTCCCAGCACTTTAGCGACTCTCTCAGCAGGTCCCAGCACTTTAACGAGTCTCTCTCTCAGCAGGTCCCAGCACTTTAACGACTCTCTCAGCAGGTTCCAGCACTTTAACGACTCTCTCAGCAGGTTCCAGCACTTTAACGACTCTCTCAGCAGGTCCCAGCACTTTAACGACTCTCTCAGCAGGTCCCAGCACTTTAACGACTCTCTCAGCAGGTCCCAGCACTTTAACGAGTGTATCTCTCTCGGCAGGTCCCAGCACTTGAACGAGTTTCTCTCGGCAGGTCCAAGCACTTTAACGACTCTCTCAGCAGGTCCCAGCACTTTAACGAGTCTCTCTCAGCAGGTCCCAGCACTTTAACGAGTCTCTCTCTCAGCAGGTCCCAGCACTTTAACGACTCTCTCAGCAGGTCCCAGCACTTTAACGACTCTCTCAGCAGGTCCCAGCACTTTAACGACTCTCTCGGCAGGTCCCAGCACTTGAACGAGTTTCTCTCAGCAGGTCCCAGCACTTGAACGAGTTTCTCTCAGCAGGTCCCAGCACTTTAACGAGTGTGTCGCTGAGTATTATACTCAGAAAAGAGAGCTAGGCGGTAGACGACACACTCCTCACTGAACCTCTCTTGCTATACTTCCCATGACCTTAAATGATACATAAGCAACCTTTTCTCCACCCCCCCCACCTTCCATTACCCCCACCAAGggagggagaagcgctaaacccataggggttatgTAGCTCCTGTACGTGACCATCAAGACTTCCCTGGCCTCTTAAATCTGCGATAGCCTTACATAAAATACACATCATCGAGAACGTCAATGTGAAGTTAATTGAATATAATGTACATTTTATGCGGCCATTATGCATGAACATGGTTGATACCAagtgtccggggttcgatccccggtacgggtagaaGTTACTTAGGTGTTTTAAGTTCTGAAGTTGAAATATGATATTACAAGGACTtaaatggaaataagtaactgactttctggggttatcctgggtaatttacactaggaaagcaaaagactgaTATTTACTTAGAAATTCTAGTAAGGAGAGGGGTGTGCCTGGTGACGCCTTGTACTCGTACGGTTTTAATGAAGCTGTtgcaggagggagaagcaagatgGTACACAAGTCCCTCTGAGAGGGGGTAGCCCTCTCTGGAGAGAGGTCATTACCCCTCTTCAAAAATGGGAGGAATATTGCCCCATTGAAAAATGGAGATTTTTCTCTAAAACTGGGCAGAATGAAAAAGCGGGGTGGCCACGAGTACgctgagacaacacagtaagtgtcaggggcctaagactgttcaactgcctcccagcatacataaaggggattaccaatagacccctggctgtcttcaagagggagctggacagacacctaaagtcagtacctgaccagccgggttgtggttagtatgtcggtttgcgtgcggccagcagtaacagccttgatcATGCGCTGATCCACAGGGCGGCTGGTatcggaccgggccgcggggggcgttgacccccggaactctctccaggtatgtaTGATAACAgggcttatgtgtacctgtgccttaagaaacttacacttgctgtccctgtttacttagaagtaggtaggtacctcggtgttagtggactggtttgggtggtatcctgggggacaagattaaaggactgcaatggaaataagacaatcctcgatgacgcactgattttcttgggttatcctgggtggctaaccctccgaggttaaaaatcccaacaattattattattataatcaaggggaagcgctaaacccggaggattatacagcgcctggggggggggatgtggaaggcattcaggcttaattcgggaaactggagcacagatccaattccctaaatcaagagcccctcaccaacatcaaggaaccttccttgaggggacaggtCACTGTATAGATACCTGATTGTCTGGTACTAGACAGGTCGCTGTATAGATACCTGATTGTCTGGTACTAGACAGGTCGCTGTATAGATACCTGATTGTCTGGTACTAGACAGGTCACTGTATAGATACCTGATTGTCTGGTACTAGACAGGTCACTGTATAGATACCTGATTGTCTGGTACTAGACAGGTCACTGTATAGATACCTGATTGTCTGGTACTAGACAGGTCGCTGTATAGATACCtgattcaggcttaattcggggactAGACAGGTCTGGACCTGATTGTCACTAGACAGGTCGCTGTATAGATACCTGATTGTCCTAGACAGGTCGCTGTATAGATACCTGATTGTCTGGTACTAGAGGTCCCCTGATTGTCTGGTACTACAGGTCAACATTGTCTGGTACTAGACAGGTCGCTGTATAGATACCTGATCTGGTACTTCACTGATAGATACCTGATTGTCTGGTACAGACAGTCACTGTATAGATACCTGATTGTCTGGTACTAGACAGGTCGCTGTATAGATACCTGATTGTCTGGTACTAGACAGGTCGCTGTATAGATACCTGATTGTCTGGTACTAGACAGGTCACTGTATAGATACCTGATTGTCTGGTACTAGACAGGTCACTGTATAGATACCTGATTGTCTGGTACTAGACAGGTCACTGTATAGATACCTGATTGTCTGGTACTAGACAGGTCACTGTATAGATACCTGATTGTCTGGTACTAGACAGGTCGCTGTATAGATACCTGATTGTCTGGTACTAGACAGGTCGCTGTATAGATACCTGATTGGTACTAGACAGGTCGCTGTATAGATACCTGATTGTCTGGTACTAGACAGGTCGCTGTATAGATACCTGATCACCTGGCACTAGACAGGTCACTGTATAGATACCTGATTACCTGGCACTAGACAGGTCACTGTATAGATACCTGATTACCTGGCACTAGACAGGTCACTGTATAGATACCTGATTACCTGGCACTAGACAGGTCACTGTATAGATACCTGATTACCTGGCACTAAACAGGTCACTGTATAGATGATGCCTGATTACCTGGCACTAGACGGGTCACTGTATAGATATCTGATTACCTGGCACTAGACAGGTCACTGTATAGATACCTGATTACATGGCACTAGACAGGTCACTGTATAGATATCTGATTACCTGGCACTAGACAGGTCACTATAGATACCTGATTACCTGGCACTAGACAGGTCACCGTATGGTTCCTATACGGTTACCACTTCAACGTTATTATATTGCAACACCCGGACTACAATAGTTAAGTCTGTAGTCTACAACATTCATAGTTATTATGACTGCTAGACAAGCATTTTTTAATATCTCTAttattctctctcttgctcgctctcgctctctcgctctctctcgctctctctcgctctctctcgctctctctcgctctctctcgctctctctcgctctctctctctctctctctctctctctctctctctctctctctcacacacacacacatacgacccctacaactacaattaggcgagtacacacaaaataatgagaggaattgagaaTGTGGACAAAgtgtgttccagagatgggacacagcaacaaggggtcacagttggaagttcaagactcggatgagtcacaaggatgttaggaagtatttcttcagtcagagttgtcaggaagtggaacagtctggagagtgatgtagtggagacaggatccatacataggagGTATGATTAAACTCGTGGAGccaggagagagtggatctagtagcgaccagtgaagaggcagggccaggagctgtgactcgacccctgcaaccacatcagTAGGAGGACTAATAACGTGTGTCAGGACTGAGCTGATGAGTGTAGATCAAAGCCTCGTCAGCAGCGCTCACGTGGTCAGCACTGGCCACAAGCCG encodes the following:
- the LOC128701127 gene encoding uncharacterized protein, with translation MVQRTVTSHQKSIDLNLETVASILVMGNCCGMHLFMRWQSKTHMNTWPDVSVTHTCSDSISSPHNCPDDAALPHNAGEAHTWNTQDYQPASAEICITYNVRDQQWQPNNLKDNSDIARSQFLKDSDKNLEKSILVERSLEEPEVSHCLGCVWDSVDKRNIRQTACNISSEPMWQEIDMEESFDTYLNVSRLEAGDFRQGVRDFAYNMDESFLNDHALSVPIEVENNVKSWHRGLDDLERRSDKYFYTVQNYNDTLSLEEGPGTSFLFGNHYFNSTENSHEGVTDYVSGTEPKCQDESSWKVPLTYFLKVGTQVGLNVPPLSHLLLLTKAFLIHEKI